A single window of Oceanococcus atlanticus DNA harbors:
- a CDS encoding efflux RND transporter permease subunit, with amino-acid sequence MSKALDAWTQRYAQTVLKHRYLVLILSLAACAAMIAGATKLTFSADYRVYFGADNPQLNAFEEVQNVYSKIDTTLFVIQPPGDDAFNPDTLQMVREMTERAWQIPYVIRVDSLSNFQHTEAVGDDLQVADLVPEFDTFSPDELARIKHIATSEPLLRNRLTSPSGHVLALAVNHQFSDDAVSEVTEAVAAERALRDDMQAKYPGHKIGMSGSNMMSNAFAEASQDDAATLYPAMYAVLLLILFLLLRSVTATLVTLGVILLSAGAAMGMAGHLGFVLTSPSVIAPVVITTLAVAGSVHILVSMFAEMREGKGKNEAMTEALRLNFMPVLLTSVTTALGLLSINFADSPPLADLGNISAMGAIIAWLLSITTLPALIAMFPVKVPPQRRAWLSGRMQRFGELMCKRPMTLLVVSSVVALGITALAPLNVANDKFVHYFDTSVDFRNDSDFMAENITGLYSMEFSLKAPDGVADPDYLAKLDAFKQWWLTHDEVMQVSSVSDIFKRLNKNMHGDDPNWYRLPENRELAAQYLLLYEFSLPFGLDLTNTINLDKTASRFIVVFEHLKSAETRALVDESLAWLEANAPEMDGHPVSPAVMFAFIADRNFSSMAIGIPLALLGISILLIWALGSVKFGLISVIPNLLPMGMAFGLWALYNGEINFAMSFSMGVVLGVIVDDTIHFLSKYLRARRELGLSTEQAIVYSFRTVGTALLVTSIVLAAGFLVLTTSAFYPTVSMSMITVMAIVCALVADFFLLPAVLMLLDRDPQPKNTQTEEPSDDAAYA; translated from the coding sequence ATGAGCAAAGCCCTGGATGCCTGGACCCAACGCTACGCGCAGACCGTACTTAAGCACCGCTATCTGGTGTTGATACTGTCACTTGCAGCCTGTGCGGCGATGATCGCCGGCGCGACCAAACTGACGTTCTCGGCCGACTATCGGGTGTATTTCGGCGCCGACAACCCGCAGCTGAACGCCTTCGAGGAAGTACAGAACGTCTATTCCAAGATCGACACCACGCTGTTTGTGATCCAGCCGCCGGGGGATGACGCTTTCAACCCCGACACGCTACAAATGGTGCGCGAGATGACCGAGCGCGCCTGGCAGATCCCCTATGTGATCCGGGTCGATTCGCTGAGCAATTTCCAGCACACCGAAGCGGTGGGCGATGATCTTCAGGTTGCCGATCTTGTCCCTGAATTCGACACCTTCTCGCCCGACGAACTGGCTCGCATCAAGCATATTGCCACCAGCGAGCCGTTGCTGCGCAATCGCCTGACCTCGCCCAGCGGCCATGTTCTGGCCCTGGCAGTCAATCATCAATTCTCCGACGATGCGGTCAGCGAAGTGACCGAGGCCGTGGCCGCCGAGCGTGCGCTGCGCGACGACATGCAGGCCAAATATCCCGGCCACAAAATCGGCATGAGCGGCTCCAACATGATGAGCAATGCCTTTGCCGAGGCCTCGCAGGATGATGCCGCCACGCTGTACCCGGCGATGTACGCGGTGTTGCTGCTGATCCTGTTCCTGCTGCTGCGCTCCGTCACCGCCACCCTGGTCACCCTGGGCGTGATCCTGCTTTCGGCCGGTGCCGCCATGGGCATGGCCGGCCATCTGGGTTTTGTACTGACCTCACCCTCGGTGATTGCACCGGTGGTCATCACCACCCTGGCCGTGGCCGGCTCGGTGCATATTCTGGTCTCGATGTTTGCCGAGATGCGCGAGGGCAAAGGCAAGAACGAAGCGATGACCGAAGCCCTGCGCCTGAACTTCATGCCGGTGCTGCTGACCTCGGTCACCACCGCATTGGGTCTGCTCTCGATCAACTTTGCCGACTCCCCGCCGCTGGCTGATCTGGGCAACATCTCAGCCATGGGCGCCATCATCGCCTGGCTGTTGTCGATCACCACGCTGCCCGCCCTGATCGCGATGTTTCCGGTCAAGGTGCCGCCGCAGCGCCGCGCCTGGCTGTCGGGCCGCATGCAACGCTTTGGCGAGCTGATGTGCAAACGCCCGATGACCCTGCTGGTGGTGTCATCGGTGGTTGCCCTGGGCATCACGGCCCTGGCCCCGCTCAACGTGGCTAACGACAAGTTCGTGCACTACTTCGACACCAGCGTGGATTTCCGCAACGATTCGGATTTCATGGCCGAGAACATCACCGGACTATATTCCATGGAGTTCTCGCTCAAAGCCCCCGACGGCGTGGCCGACCCGGACTATCTGGCCAAGCTGGATGCGTTCAAGCAGTGGTGGCTGACCCATGACGAAGTCATGCAGGTCTCCAGTGTGTCGGACATTTTCAAACGTCTGAACAAGAACATGCATGGCGATGATCCAAACTGGTATCGCCTGCCGGAAAATCGTGAGCTGGCCGCCCAGTATTTGCTGCTTTATGAATTCTCGCTGCCCTTCGGGCTGGACCTGACCAACACCATCAATCTGGACAAGACCGCCTCGCGTTTCATCGTGGTGTTCGAGCACCTGAAATCGGCTGAAACCCGTGCCCTGGTCGACGAGTCGCTGGCCTGGCTGGAGGCCAACGCGCCAGAAATGGACGGCCACCCGGTCTCACCGGCGGTGATGTTCGCATTCATTGCCGACCGCAATTTCAGCTCCATGGCGATCGGTATTCCGCTGGCCCTGCTGGGCATCTCCATATTGCTGATCTGGGCCCTGGGTAGCGTCAAGTTTGGCCTGATCAGCGTCATCCCCAATTTGCTGCCGATGGGCATGGCCTTCGGGTTGTGGGCGCTTTACAACGGCGAGATCAACTTCGCCATGTCCTTTTCCATGGGCGTGGTGCTGGGTGTGATCGTCGATGACACCATCCACTTCCTGAGCAAGTACCTGCGCGCCCGGCGCGAACTGGGCCTGTCCACCGAGCAGGCCATCGTGTATTCCTTCCGCACCGTCGGCACCGCCTTGCTGGTCACCTCGATCGTGCTGGCCGCCGGTTTCCTGGTTCTGACCACATCGGCCTTCTACCCCACGGTGTCGATGTCCATGATCACAGTCATGGCCATCGTCTGCGCCCTGGTCGCCGATTTCTTCCTGCTGCCGGCCGTGCTTATGCTGCTGGACCGCGACCCCCAACCGAAAAACACCCAAACCGAGGAGCCCTCCGATGACGCTGCTTACGCCTAA
- a CDS encoding TetR/AcrR family transcriptional regulator, which produces MEPAFERAYPGARKATKRQVLSCALECFDEAGFDAVTIDDIRQRSGSSTGTIYHHFGNKEGLAAAIYLAALDDQQAGFESAFEAANSAQEAIAAWIRVYISWIVDNPRLARFMFQSRKNVAQGGSKSHLKDRNDKRYAALQDFLRSGVESGLIRALPAETYASLLIGQSENYCRAWLSGRVKTSPNEHAGIFADAAWRSIAAGPN; this is translated from the coding sequence GTGGAGCCAGCCTTTGAACGCGCATACCCCGGAGCCCGAAAAGCCACCAAACGCCAAGTACTGAGTTGTGCGCTGGAGTGCTTTGATGAGGCGGGGTTCGACGCGGTCACCATTGACGACATCCGGCAAAGGTCCGGCAGCAGCACGGGCACCATCTACCACCATTTTGGCAACAAGGAAGGTTTGGCGGCGGCCATTTATCTCGCCGCACTGGACGACCAGCAAGCCGGCTTCGAGAGTGCATTTGAAGCCGCAAACAGCGCACAGGAGGCCATCGCCGCGTGGATCCGGGTTTACATAAGCTGGATCGTGGACAACCCCCGCTTGGCACGTTTTATGTTCCAGTCGCGAAAGAACGTCGCGCAAGGCGGCTCAAAAAGCCACCTGAAAGACCGAAACGACAAGCGCTATGCGGCGCTGCAGGATTTCCTGCGCAGCGGTGTTGAATCCGGACTGATCCGCGCTCTACCGGCCGAAACCTACGCCTCGCTACTCATCGGGCAATCGGAGAACTACTGCCGCGCCTGGCTGTCCGGGCGGGTCAAAACATCACCCAACGAGCACGCAGGTATTTTTGCGGATGCCGCGTGGCGCTCCATCGCGGCTGGCCCGAACTGA
- a CDS encoding TetR/AcrR family transcriptional regulator, whose protein sequence is MESSQSSKRQPDQTRQRLLESAFEEIHRNGFRGASLETILKETGVTKGALYHHFGSKSKLGLAVIDELIRPFVEENWKPVLEAENVIDGAIALTRRLTHERNDLALQLGCPFNNLIQEMSPIDEDFRALLNGILQTWRKGVVDAMTLGQQRGQVRDDIDPVATADFLISAIEGCVGLTKASHSDAFYKNGMQGLEQFLEQLRPDRPHNEHD, encoded by the coding sequence ATGGAATCATCGCAAAGCAGCAAACGTCAGCCCGATCAGACCCGCCAGCGCCTGCTGGAATCGGCCTTTGAAGAAATACACCGCAATGGTTTTCGTGGTGCCAGCCTGGAAACCATTCTCAAGGAAACCGGGGTCACCAAAGGCGCGCTTTACCATCACTTCGGCAGCAAATCCAAACTCGGACTGGCGGTGATTGATGAACTGATTCGCCCGTTCGTGGAAGAAAACTGGAAGCCGGTACTGGAAGCGGAAAATGTCATCGATGGCGCCATCGCGCTGACCCGCCGCCTGACCCACGAACGCAACGATCTGGCTCTGCAATTGGGCTGTCCGTTCAACAATCTGATCCAGGAAATGTCACCGATCGACGAGGACTTTCGTGCCTTGCTGAACGGCATTCTTCAGACCTGGCGCAAAGGTGTGGTCGACGCTATGACCCTGGGACAACAGCGTGGTCAGGTTCGCGATGATATCGACCCGGTCGCCACGGCCGATTTCCTGATCAGCGCTATAGAGGGTTGTGTGGGCCTGACCAAAGCCTCGCACAGCGACGCGTTTTACAAGAACGGCATGCAAGGGCTGGAGCAGTTTCTGGAACAGCTTCGCCCGGATCGCCCGCACAACGAGCACGACTGA
- a CDS encoding outer membrane lipoprotein-sorting protein — MTLLTPKTLLVTALTALPLLAQAQTPEEQGLAIAVEADQRDEGWGDSESTMTMVLRNKHGQESVREMRNRSLEVDGDGDKSLIIFDQPKDVRGTALLTFSHKDGNDDQWLYLPALKRVKRIASNNKSGPFMGSEFAYEDISSQEVEKYTYKFLREEPCGELSCFVIERYPVDEKSGYTKQISWIDSSEYRAQKIDFYDRKKSHLKTLTFHDYSQYLDKHWRPARMEMVNLQTGKSTTLTFSDYAFQNGLSDKDFDQASLARAR; from the coding sequence ATGACGCTGCTTACGCCTAAGACGCTGCTGGTCACCGCACTGACCGCCCTGCCCCTGCTGGCGCAGGCCCAGACACCGGAAGAACAAGGCCTGGCCATTGCGGTGGAAGCCGACCAGCGCGATGAAGGCTGGGGCGATTCCGAATCGACCATGACCATGGTTCTGCGCAACAAGCACGGCCAGGAAAGCGTGCGTGAAATGCGCAACCGTTCACTGGAAGTTGATGGTGATGGCGACAAGAGCCTGATCATTTTCGACCAGCCCAAAGACGTGCGCGGCACCGCGCTGCTGACCTTCAGCCACAAGGATGGCAATGATGATCAGTGGCTGTACCTGCCGGCCCTCAAGCGGGTCAAGCGCATCGCCTCGAACAACAAATCCGGGCCGTTCATGGGCTCGGAATTCGCCTACGAGGACATCTCCTCGCAGGAAGTCGAGAAGTACACCTACAAGTTCCTGCGTGAAGAGCCCTGCGGCGAGCTCAGCTGCTTCGTCATCGAACGCTATCCGGTGGACGAAAAATCCGGCTACACCAAGCAGATCTCATGGATCGACAGCAGCGAATACCGGGCCCAGAAGATCGACTTTTATGACCGCAAGAAAAGTCACCTCAAAACCCTGACCTTCCACGACTACAGCCAGTATCTGGACAAGCACTGGCGCCCAGCGCGCATGGAAATGGTCAATCTGCAGACCGGTAAATCGACCACCCTGACCTTCTCCGACTACGCTTTCCAGAACGGCCTCTCGGACAAGGACTTCGATCAGGCCAGTCTGGCCCGCGCACGCTGA